A stretch of Nonomuraea africana DNA encodes these proteins:
- a CDS encoding MGMT family protein codes for MVSPYGERVLDVVERIPPGQVMSYGDIAEYLGEGGPRQVGAVMSTWGGGVPWWRVVHADGTAAAGLLDRALEHWREEDMPLRGERVDMRRARWLPSGDFQKPTDLA; via the coding sequence ATGGTGAGCCCGTACGGGGAGCGGGTGCTCGACGTCGTCGAGCGCATCCCGCCCGGCCAGGTGATGTCCTACGGCGACATCGCCGAATATCTCGGGGAGGGCGGCCCCCGACAGGTGGGCGCGGTCATGTCCACCTGGGGCGGCGGCGTGCCGTGGTGGCGGGTCGTGCACGCCGACGGAACGGCGGCGGCGGGGCTGCTCGACAGGGCGCTGGAGCACTGGCGCGAGGAGGACATGCCGTTGCGCGGCGAGAGGGTCGACATGCGACGGGCCCGATGGTTGCCTTCAGGGGACTTTCAGAAACCTACTGACCTGGCATGA
- a CDS encoding S8 family serine peptidase, with protein sequence MLTAVRSLLAAALMLYGTAAPPDREQQQWVLTAINAEQAWSVSKGAGVTVAVVDSAVAPQTPGLKGKVTVAPDMTTSVFDRESVAPGEHGTAMAGLIAASGEKGGFVGVAPESRILSVPITVDEPLGGGAVPPEEDMESGRESPLARAIRYAVDRGAKVVSMSIGTYGVRRSEREAVTYALDRGVVLVAAVGNDGQGPYAVSNDTSFWSFPAGYPGVIGVSAIDRQGKRAAFSSDNLSVMIAAPGVDVPVVKANGELGTSKGTSAAAALVSGVAALIKSRYPGLPPDQVAQALSSSARARPSAGYDEKVGFGVVDAAAALTRAGELVGRQRGVPVPDGHHFGAGEKAPLPSPPGPSPWRMWLFGGGVLLGLVAFGGAVTLLSQRTRRN encoded by the coding sequence GTGCTGACCGCCGTGCGGTCGCTGCTGGCCGCCGCGCTGATGCTGTACGGCACAGCCGCGCCACCCGACCGCGAGCAGCAGCAGTGGGTGCTGACCGCGATCAACGCCGAGCAGGCCTGGTCGGTCAGCAAGGGGGCGGGCGTCACGGTCGCGGTGGTCGACAGCGCCGTGGCCCCGCAGACGCCTGGGCTCAAGGGCAAGGTGACGGTCGCCCCCGACATGACCACCTCTGTCTTCGACCGCGAGAGCGTCGCCCCCGGCGAGCACGGCACCGCGATGGCGGGGCTCATCGCCGCCTCGGGGGAGAAGGGCGGCTTCGTCGGCGTCGCCCCGGAGTCGCGCATCCTGTCGGTGCCGATCACCGTGGACGAGCCGCTCGGCGGCGGGGCCGTCCCGCCGGAGGAGGACATGGAGTCCGGCAGGGAGAGCCCGCTGGCCAGGGCGATCCGCTACGCCGTGGACCGCGGCGCCAAGGTCGTCAGCATGTCGATCGGCACGTACGGCGTGCGCAGGTCCGAGCGCGAGGCCGTCACCTACGCCCTCGACAGGGGCGTGGTGCTCGTCGCGGCCGTCGGCAACGACGGCCAGGGCCCCTACGCGGTGTCCAACGACACCTCCTTCTGGAGCTTCCCCGCCGGCTACCCGGGGGTGATCGGGGTGTCGGCGATCGACAGGCAGGGCAAGCGGGCCGCCTTCAGCAGCGACAACCTCTCCGTCATGATCGCCGCGCCGGGCGTGGACGTGCCGGTCGTGAAGGCGAACGGCGAGCTCGGCACCAGCAAGGGCACCAGCGCGGCCGCCGCACTCGTGTCCGGGGTCGCCGCGCTGATCAAATCGCGCTACCCCGGCCTCCCGCCTGATCAGGTGGCTCAGGCCCTCTCGAGCAGCGCCCGCGCCCGTCCGTCCGCGGGCTACGACGAGAAGGTCGGCTTCGGTGTGGTGGACGCGGCGGCCGCCCTCACCAGGGCGGGCGAGTTGGTCGGACGGCAGCGCGGCGTCCCCGTCCCCGACGGCCACCACTTCGGCGCGGGGGAGAAGGCGCCGCTGCCCTCGCCGCCGGGGCCGAGCCCGTGGCGGATGTGGCTGTTCGGCGGCGGTGTGCTGCTGGGATTGGTAGCGTTCGGCGGCGCGGTCACCCTGCTGAGCCAGCGAACCCGACGAAACTGA
- a CDS encoding S8 family serine peptidase: MAVLRRVALALALALLVTPPAHADEVRDSQQQVIKTLRLPEAWKTSKGEGVTVAVLDSGVDPDHRDLAGSVTVGTDYTVGANPDGVAPLRVHGTYMASLIAGHGHGPGNAHGVIGVAPRARILSVRVILEEEEPGFGQFNTAKRYEDVVAEGIRYAVDQGAQVVNMSISKELATQKEREAVRYAISKGVVLVAAAGNDGARKPAASGFAPYSYPAAFPGVVSVAATDSGLRRASFSNWNPSVLLAAPGVDILGAGPGDEYWVGRGTSQASALVSGVAALIKARYPRMSPAMVSQALTRGASQRPSGGYDTGTGFGVVNAAGALAEAAKLSGHTLTARGEDAHDPARSLGGAAGPVQVVHRDHRRVALYGSIAAAAAVAALTAVLVLAALVKRTRRADNPQDA, encoded by the coding sequence GTGGCAGTGCTGAGGCGGGTGGCTCTCGCGCTGGCGCTGGCGCTGCTCGTGACGCCGCCCGCCCACGCCGACGAGGTGCGCGACAGCCAGCAGCAGGTGATCAAGACCCTGCGGCTGCCCGAGGCGTGGAAGACGAGCAAGGGCGAGGGCGTGACCGTGGCCGTCCTCGACTCGGGCGTCGATCCCGACCACCGCGACCTGGCGGGCTCGGTGACCGTCGGCACCGACTACACCGTCGGCGCCAACCCCGACGGCGTGGCGCCGCTGCGGGTGCACGGCACCTACATGGCCTCCCTCATCGCCGGCCACGGCCACGGCCCCGGCAACGCCCACGGCGTCATCGGGGTCGCCCCCCGCGCCAGGATCCTCTCCGTCAGGGTGATCCTCGAGGAGGAGGAGCCGGGGTTCGGCCAGTTCAACACCGCCAAGCGCTACGAGGACGTGGTGGCCGAGGGCATCAGGTACGCCGTCGACCAGGGCGCCCAGGTGGTCAACATGTCGATCTCCAAGGAGCTGGCCACCCAGAAGGAGCGCGAGGCCGTCCGCTACGCGATCTCCAAGGGTGTCGTCCTGGTGGCCGCCGCGGGGAACGACGGCGCCCGCAAGCCCGCGGCCAGCGGTTTCGCGCCCTATTCCTATCCTGCGGCCTTCCCCGGGGTGGTCTCGGTGGCCGCCACCGACAGCGGGCTGCGCCGCGCCTCCTTCTCCAACTGGAACCCCTCGGTGCTGCTGGCCGCTCCCGGTGTCGACATCCTGGGGGCCGGACCCGGCGACGAGTACTGGGTGGGCAGGGGCACCTCGCAGGCCAGCGCCCTGGTGTCAGGGGTCGCGGCGCTCATCAAGGCCAGGTATCCCCGCATGTCACCCGCGATGGTGTCGCAGGCTCTGACGAGGGGCGCCTCCCAGCGCCCCTCGGGCGGTTACGACACCGGCACCGGGTTCGGCGTCGTCAACGCGGCGGGAGCGCTCGCGGAGGCGGCGAAGCTGTCCGGGCACACGCTCACCGCCAGGGGAGAGGACGCCCATGACCCCGCTCGGTCGCTCGGCGGGGCGGCGGGTCCGGTGCAGGTGGTCCACCGCGACCACCGGCGCGTGGCCCTCTACGGCTCCATCGCCGCCGCCGCGGCCGTCGCCGCGCTCACAGCTGTCCTGGTGCTGGCGGCCCTGGTCAAGCGGACACGCCGGGCAGACAATCCGCAGGACGCATGA
- the moeZ gene encoding adenylyltransferase/sulfurtransferase MoeZ, producing MSLPPLVEPAAELTVDEVRRYSRHLIIPDVGMAGQKRLKNAKVLCVGAGGLGSPALMYLAAAGVGTLGIIDFDVVDESNLQRQIIHGQSDVGRPKAESAAATVREINPLVDVVIHNTALTTENVMEIFSGYDLIVDGTDNFATRYMVNDAAVLLGKPYVWGSIYRFDGQASVFWAEHGPCYRCLYPEPPPPGMVPSCAEGGVLGVLCASIGSIQVNEAIKLLTGIGDPLVGRLMIYDALEMKYRDVRVRKDPECVLCGKNPTVTELLDDYEAFCGTISDEAAQAASGSTITAQELKAMQDGGEDIFLIDVREPNEYEIVSIPGATLIPKGEFLNGSALEKLPQDKRIVLHCKSGARSAEALAIVKNAGFSDAVHVGGGVLSWVKTVDPSLPSY from the coding sequence GTGTCGTTGCCACCTCTGGTCGAGCCGGCCGCCGAGCTGACCGTCGATGAAGTGCGCCGCTACTCGCGCCATCTGATCATTCCCGACGTGGGCATGGCCGGGCAGAAGCGGCTGAAGAACGCCAAGGTGCTGTGTGTGGGCGCCGGTGGCCTGGGCTCGCCCGCGCTGATGTACCTCGCGGCGGCGGGCGTGGGCACCCTCGGCATCATCGACTTCGACGTCGTTGACGAGTCCAACCTGCAGCGCCAGATCATCCACGGCCAGTCGGACGTGGGCAGGCCCAAGGCCGAGAGCGCCGCGGCGACCGTCAGGGAGATCAACCCCCTGGTCGACGTCGTGATCCACAACACGGCGCTGACGACCGAGAACGTGATGGAGATCTTCTCCGGCTACGACCTCATCGTCGACGGCACCGACAACTTCGCCACGCGGTACATGGTCAACGACGCGGCCGTGCTGCTCGGCAAGCCGTACGTCTGGGGCTCCATCTACCGTTTCGACGGCCAGGCCAGCGTGTTCTGGGCCGAGCACGGCCCCTGCTACCGCTGCCTCTACCCCGAGCCCCCGCCTCCCGGCATGGTTCCGTCGTGCGCCGAGGGCGGCGTGCTGGGCGTCCTGTGCGCCTCGATCGGCTCCATCCAGGTCAACGAGGCCATCAAGCTCCTCACCGGCATCGGCGACCCGCTCGTCGGCCGCCTGATGATCTACGACGCCCTCGAGATGAAGTACCGCGACGTCAGGGTCCGCAAGGACCCCGAGTGCGTCCTGTGCGGCAAGAACCCGACGGTCACCGAGCTGCTCGACGACTACGAGGCGTTCTGCGGCACGATCTCCGACGAGGCCGCCCAGGCCGCCTCCGGCTCGACGATCACCGCGCAGGAGCTCAAGGCGATGCAGGACGGCGGCGAGGACATCTTCCTCATCGACGTCCGCGAGCCGAACGAGTACGAGATCGTCTCGATCCCCGGCGCGACGCTGATCCCCAAGGGCGAGTTCCTCAACGGCTCGGCGCTGGAGAAGCTGCCACAGGACAAGCGCATCGTGCTCCACTGCAAGTCGGGCGCCCGCTCGGCCGAGGCGCTGGCCATCGTGAAGAACGCCGGCTTCTCCGACGCCGTCCACGTGGGCGGGGGCGTGCTCAGCTGGGTGAAGACCGTCGACCCCAGCCTGCCCAGCTACTGA
- a CDS encoding alpha/beta fold hydrolase codes for MTGPIAHWPGRMIGDVHVRSTPEGTAAEQAVFVHGLAGSATNWTDLMGELRDVVTGHAIDLPGAGYSPAPEDGDYSLPAHARAVIALMEHTGPAHLFGNSLGGAVAVSVAATRPDLVRSLTLVSPALPDLIPRYGPARVAASATPRLGEWVADRLRFLPAEQRINATLAMCYADASLVHPARVRDAVEELRRRDGLPYAGRALIGSARGIVAEYFRLGEQNLWRQAARVAAPTLVIHGRRDRIVRPATARRALRTFPQVRLVLLRNAGHVAQMEAPAAVAAEARRLILETRLGNAPLPG; via the coding sequence ATGACCGGACCCATCGCGCACTGGCCGGGACGCATGATCGGCGACGTGCACGTGCGCTCGACGCCGGAGGGCACGGCGGCGGAGCAGGCGGTCTTCGTGCACGGACTGGCGGGCTCGGCCACCAACTGGACCGACCTGATGGGCGAGCTGCGCGACGTGGTGACGGGGCACGCCATCGACCTGCCGGGCGCGGGCTACTCGCCGGCTCCCGAGGACGGCGACTACTCCCTCCCCGCGCACGCCCGCGCGGTCATCGCGCTGATGGAGCACACCGGGCCCGCCCACCTGTTCGGCAACTCGCTGGGCGGCGCGGTCGCCGTCTCCGTCGCGGCCACCCGGCCCGACCTGGTGCGCTCGCTCACGCTCGTCTCGCCCGCGCTGCCCGACCTCATCCCGAGGTACGGCCCCGCCCGCGTGGCCGCCTCCGCCACTCCCAGGCTCGGGGAGTGGGTGGCCGACCGGCTCCGCTTCCTGCCCGCCGAGCAGCGCATCAACGCCACGCTCGCCATGTGCTACGCCGACGCCTCCCTCGTGCACCCCGCGAGGGTCCGCGACGCCGTCGAGGAACTGCGCAGGAGGGACGGCCTGCCGTACGCGGGGAGGGCGCTGATCGGGTCGGCGCGCGGGATCGTCGCGGAGTACTTCAGGCTCGGCGAGCAGAACCTGTGGCGTCAGGCGGCCAGGGTGGCCGCTCCCACTCTGGTCATCCACGGCCGCAGGGACCGCATCGTCCGGCCCGCCACGGCCCGCCGCGCGCTGCGGACCTTCCCGCAGGTCAGGCTGGTCCTGCTGCGAAACGCCGGACATGTCGCGCAGATGGAGGCGCCCGCGGCGGTGGCCGCCGAGGCACGCCGTCTGATCCTTGAGACGCGATTGGGGAATGCCCCACTGCCCGGCTAG
- a CDS encoding Ku protein — MRSIWKGAISFGLVTIPVKLYSATEQKDVTFHQVHREDGGRIRYKRVCTIDGEEVPYSDIAKGYELATGEIVVLTDEDFEDLPLTTSRRIDVLQFTPADQIDPIYFNKTYYLEPDAQGAKPYVLLRDALESSGQVAVVKVALRQRESLATLRVREGVFVLETMLWPDEIRTPDFGFLEEDVEVRAQELKMAESLITTMVADFDPAEYHDAYREALQQVIEAKVAGKEVIAAPAGEEEAGPAVDLMAALRASVEAAKKERGASDKKEPKKKARKSA; from the coding sequence ATGCGCAGCATCTGGAAGGGTGCGATCTCGTTCGGGCTGGTCACGATCCCGGTGAAGCTCTACTCCGCCACCGAGCAGAAGGACGTCACCTTCCACCAGGTGCATCGCGAGGACGGCGGGCGGATCCGCTACAAGCGCGTGTGCACCATCGACGGCGAGGAAGTGCCCTACTCCGACATCGCCAAGGGATACGAGCTGGCCACCGGCGAGATCGTGGTGCTCACCGACGAGGACTTCGAGGACCTGCCGCTGACCACCTCGCGCAGGATCGACGTGCTGCAGTTCACGCCGGCCGACCAGATCGACCCCATCTACTTCAACAAGACCTACTACCTGGAGCCCGACGCGCAGGGCGCCAAGCCGTACGTGCTGCTGCGTGACGCGCTGGAGAGCTCGGGGCAGGTCGCGGTGGTCAAGGTGGCGCTGCGGCAGCGGGAGTCGCTGGCCACGCTGCGCGTCCGCGAGGGGGTCTTCGTCCTGGAGACGATGCTCTGGCCGGACGAGATCCGCACTCCCGACTTCGGCTTCCTCGAAGAGGACGTCGAGGTGCGGGCCCAGGAGCTGAAGATGGCGGAGTCGCTGATCACCACGATGGTGGCCGACTTCGATCCCGCCGAGTACCACGACGCCTACCGTGAGGCCCTGCAACAGGTGATCGAGGCGAAGGTGGCCGGCAAGGAGGTCATCGCCGCTCCCGCGGGCGAGGAGGAGGCGGGTCCCGCCGTCGACCTCATGGCCGCGCTGCGGGCGAGCGTCGAGGCGGCCAAGAAGGAGCGCGGCGCCTCGGACAAGAAGGAGCCGAAGAAGAAGGCTCGCAAATCTGCCTGA
- the ligD gene encoding non-homologous end-joining DNA ligase encodes MLAVPGALPEDREEYGLEVKWDGIRALVHLEGGGCRVNGRHGADYTRRYPEVCEAAAGFGVDHAIVDGELVALGPDGRPSFERLQRRMHLSDPSPAMVRRFPITYLPFDLLYLGGIALFDLPYRDRRALLDDLDIGAPPVFPCDTDLLAATLDQGLEGVIAKRLDAPYRPGVRTPWWIKVKHHDTREVVIGGWKPGKGRRAGGIGSLLLGAFTEDGLTYVGHVGTGFTDAALAHLLGLLEPLEIPRSPFSNEVGGRNRWVRPELVGEVAYTMWTHDRRLRHPVWRGLRADKVPAEVTL; translated from the coding sequence ATGCTGGCCGTACCAGGCGCGTTACCAGAGGATCGCGAGGAGTACGGGCTGGAGGTGAAGTGGGACGGCATCAGGGCGCTCGTCCACCTCGAGGGCGGCGGCTGCCGGGTCAACGGCAGGCACGGCGCCGACTACACCCGGCGCTATCCCGAGGTGTGCGAGGCGGCGGCGGGCTTCGGCGTCGACCACGCGATCGTCGACGGCGAGCTCGTGGCGCTCGGCCCCGACGGCCGGCCCAGCTTCGAGCGGCTGCAGCGGCGGATGCATCTCAGCGACCCCTCCCCCGCGATGGTGCGCCGCTTCCCCATCACCTACTTACCCTTCGACCTGCTCTACCTCGGCGGGATCGCGCTGTTCGACCTGCCGTACAGGGACAGGAGGGCGCTGCTCGACGACCTGGACATCGGCGCGCCCCCGGTCTTCCCCTGCGACACCGACCTGCTGGCCGCCACTCTCGACCAGGGCCTCGAGGGGGTGATCGCCAAGCGGCTCGACGCGCCGTACCGGCCTGGGGTGCGGACGCCCTGGTGGATCAAGGTGAAGCACCACGACACCCGCGAGGTCGTGATCGGCGGATGGAAGCCCGGCAAGGGACGCCGCGCGGGCGGGATCGGCTCCCTGCTCCTGGGCGCGTTCACCGAGGACGGCTTGACCTACGTCGGGCACGTCGGCACCGGGTTCACCGACGCGGCGCTCGCCCACCTGCTCGGCCTCCTCGAGCCGCTGGAGATCCCGCGCAGCCCCTTCTCCAACGAGGTGGGCGGTCGCAACAGGTGGGTTAGACCGGAGCTGGTCGGGGAGGTGGCCTACACCATGTGGACACACGACCGCAGGCTGCGGCATCCGGTATGGCGCGGCCTCAGGGCGGACAAGGTACCGGCAGAGGTGACGCTGTGA
- the ligD gene encoding non-homologous end-joining DNA ligase, with protein MKVPVKVDGRELTLSNLDKVLYPEFGFTKAEVIDYYSRVAPVLLPHLQGRPLTVKRYPNGVDGTFFFEKNAPQHTPSWVRRVTLPVPGSTKNRETIEFAVVEDLPTLAYYANLAALELHVPQWRVSKDGEALPPDLLVFDLDPGAPATIVDCCRVAVLIREALAEDGLTVRPKTSGNKGMQLYAAWDNRVEPSEYARSLAQRLEKEHPRQVVSVMTKKLRPGKVFIDWSQNNPAKTTVAPYSLRARSRPTVSTPLRWEEVEACESSDELVFTSADVLARVNDHGDLFAQA; from the coding sequence GTGAAGGTTCCCGTCAAGGTGGACGGACGCGAGCTGACGCTCAGCAACCTGGACAAGGTCCTCTACCCGGAGTTCGGGTTCACCAAGGCGGAGGTCATCGACTACTACAGCCGGGTCGCCCCCGTGCTGCTGCCCCACCTCCAGGGCAGGCCGCTGACCGTCAAGCGCTATCCCAACGGCGTCGACGGCACGTTCTTCTTCGAGAAGAACGCCCCGCAGCACACGCCCTCGTGGGTGCGCCGCGTGACGCTCCCCGTGCCGGGCAGCACCAAGAACCGCGAGACCATCGAGTTCGCCGTCGTCGAGGACCTGCCCACCCTGGCCTACTACGCCAATCTCGCGGCGCTGGAGCTGCACGTGCCGCAGTGGCGGGTCTCGAAGGACGGCGAGGCGCTGCCACCCGACCTGCTCGTGTTCGATCTCGACCCCGGCGCGCCCGCCACGATCGTCGACTGCTGCAGGGTGGCCGTGCTCATCCGCGAGGCGCTGGCCGAGGACGGGCTGACGGTCAGGCCGAAGACCAGCGGCAACAAGGGGATGCAGCTCTACGCGGCGTGGGACAACAGGGTCGAGCCCTCCGAGTACGCCCGCTCGCTCGCCCAGCGGCTGGAGAAGGAGCACCCACGCCAGGTCGTCAGCGTGATGACCAAGAAACTCAGACCGGGAAAGGTGTTCATCGACTGGAGTCAGAACAACCCGGCCAAGACCACCGTCGCGCCCTACTCTCTGCGTGCGAGGTCGCGCCCGACGGTCTCGACACCCCTGCGCTGGGAGGAGGTCGAGGCGTGCGAGAGCTCCGACGAGCTGGTGTTCACCTCGGCCGACGTGCTGGCCAGGGTGAATGACCATGGTGACCTGTTCGCTCAGGCGTAA
- a CDS encoding TetR/AcrR family transcriptional regulator codes for MTATPDAKPRGTRLPRLARRRQLLSAAQEVFVENGYHAAAMDEIADRAGVSKPVLYQHFPGKLELYLALLDLHVDDMVSRVRDALASTHENKLRVQATFRAFFDFVSSQGEAFRLVFESDLRNVAPVRQRVERSLRECAEMVSQVIQEDTGCSSEEAHLLGVGLVGMAEVSARYWITQHGSIPKDAAEQLMARLAWRGISGFPRTA; via the coding sequence ATGACCGCGACCCCGGACGCGAAGCCCCGGGGCACCCGGCTGCCCAGGCTCGCTCGCAGGCGTCAGCTCCTGAGCGCCGCCCAGGAAGTGTTCGTGGAGAACGGCTACCACGCGGCCGCCATGGACGAGATCGCCGACCGGGCGGGCGTCAGCAAGCCGGTGCTCTACCAGCACTTCCCCGGCAAGCTCGAGCTCTACCTGGCGCTGCTCGACCTGCACGTCGACGACATGGTCAGCCGCGTGCGCGACGCGCTCGCCTCCACCCACGAGAACAAGCTCAGGGTGCAGGCCACCTTCCGCGCCTTCTTCGACTTCGTCTCCAGCCAGGGTGAGGCCTTCAGGCTCGTCTTCGAATCCGACCTGCGCAACGTCGCCCCCGTCCGGCAGCGCGTGGAGCGCTCGCTGCGCGAGTGCGCCGAGATGGTCAGCCAGGTGATCCAGGAGGACACCGGCTGTTCCAGCGAGGAGGCGCACCTGCTGGGCGTCGGCCTGGTCGGCATGGCCGAGGTCAGCGCCCGCTACTGGATCACCCAGCACGGCTCCATCCCGAAGGACGCGGCCGAGCAGCTCATGGCCAGACTGGCCTGGCGCGGCATCAGCGGTTTTCCGCGTACGGCATAA
- a CDS encoding DUF3107 domain-containing protein — MEIKIGVRSVHRELVVETDLSADQVEEEIRNALAADRGVFAITDVKGRRVIVPVASLGFIEMGEDESRPVGFGGTM; from the coding sequence ATGGAAATCAAGATCGGTGTGCGCTCCGTGCACCGCGAACTCGTTGTGGAGACCGACCTCTCGGCCGACCAGGTCGAGGAGGAGATCAGGAACGCGCTGGCCGCCGACCGCGGTGTGTTCGCCATCACCGACGTCAAGGGCAGGCGCGTCATCGTGCCCGTCGCCTCGCTGGGCTTCATCGAGATGGGTGAGGACGAGTCGAGGCCCGTCGGCTTCGGCGGCACCATGTAG
- a CDS encoding ferritin-like fold-containing protein: MTESPGVVDLLGVLAYAELTAFLRLAEDAAHLAPTLSDRAVLGQLAVAEYAHFELLRDKLVSLGADPDKAMSPFVEALDEWHLKTAPGDWLEALVKAYVGSGIALDFYREAARHLDPSIADLVDEVLADQGRSAFAVERVRAAVEADPAVAGRLALWARRLVGEALSQGQRVAAARPELAQLLVEAVPDDQAEISRLFARLTEEHGKRMTALGI, translated from the coding sequence ATGACAGAATCCCCTGGCGTCGTCGACCTCCTCGGCGTTCTGGCCTATGCCGAGCTCACCGCGTTCCTCCGGCTGGCGGAGGACGCCGCCCATCTGGCCCCGACGCTGAGCGACAGGGCCGTGCTCGGCCAGCTGGCGGTGGCGGAGTACGCGCACTTCGAGTTGCTGCGCGACAAGCTGGTCTCGCTCGGGGCCGACCCGGACAAGGCGATGTCGCCCTTCGTGGAGGCGCTGGACGAGTGGCACCTCAAGACCGCGCCGGGCGACTGGCTCGAGGCGCTGGTCAAAGCCTACGTGGGCTCGGGGATCGCACTCGACTTCTACAGGGAGGCGGCCAGGCACCTCGACCCCTCCATCGCCGACCTGGTCGACGAGGTGCTGGCGGACCAGGGGCGCTCCGCGTTCGCGGTGGAGCGGGTCAGGGCGGCCGTCGAGGCGGATCCGGCGGTGGCCGGCAGGCTGGCGCTGTGGGCCAGGCGTCTGGTGGGCGAGGCGCTCAGCCAGGGGCAGCGGGTGGCCGCCGCCCGTCCGGAGCTGGCGCAGCTGCTCGTGGAGGCCGTGCCCGACGACCAGGCCGAGATCTCCCGCCTGTTCGCGCGGCTGACCGAGGAGCACGGCAAGCGCATGACCGCCTTGGGCATCTAG
- a CDS encoding alpha/beta fold hydrolase, translating to MSTPRFLSLPPGVVEVQIETPQGSFAALEARPLSGVIERLPALLVPGLTGSKEDFLAILQTLAAANRRVIAIDMRGQYETQGPDDPTAYTCPALGNDVDAIAMSVGDGGPVHLVGHSFGGLVAREAVIDGRTKFASFTLMSSGPSGIVGRREQAGRAIMRELPEFGLEHVWVTRYEPEALSVGVSDEIVAFLRKRLFANNPTGLATMAGQVLDQPDRTDELRQIEVPTLVLYGEHDDGWPPEAQAEMAARLGAEAVVVPGAVHSPAVEAPETTAAALTRFWNAAEARKPAF from the coding sequence GTGAGTACGCCGCGATTCCTGTCCCTGCCACCTGGCGTCGTCGAGGTTCAGATCGAGACGCCCCAGGGGTCTTTCGCGGCCCTCGAGGCCCGGCCGCTCAGCGGCGTCATCGAGCGCCTGCCCGCCCTGCTGGTGCCGGGCCTGACCGGCAGCAAGGAAGACTTCCTCGCGATCCTGCAGACCCTGGCCGCCGCGAACCGCCGGGTCATCGCCATCGACATGCGCGGGCAGTACGAGACACAGGGGCCCGACGACCCGACCGCCTACACCTGCCCCGCGCTGGGCAACGACGTCGACGCGATCGCGATGTCCGTCGGCGACGGCGGGCCCGTCCACCTGGTCGGCCACTCCTTCGGCGGGCTCGTCGCGCGCGAGGCGGTCATCGACGGCCGCACCAAGTTCGCCTCCTTCACGCTGATGAGCTCCGGGCCCTCCGGCATCGTGGGCCGTCGCGAGCAGGCAGGCCGGGCCATCATGCGGGAGCTGCCCGAGTTCGGCCTCGAACACGTGTGGGTCACCCGCTACGAGCCCGAGGCGCTGTCGGTCGGCGTGTCCGACGAGATCGTGGCCTTCCTGCGCAAGCGGCTGTTCGCCAACAACCCAACGGGGCTCGCGACGATGGCCGGGCAGGTGCTCGACCAGCCCGACCGCACCGACGAGCTCAGGCAGATCGAGGTGCCCACCCTGGTCCTGTACGGCGAGCACGACGACGGCTGGCCGCCCGAGGCCCAGGCGGAGATGGCCGCGCGCCTGGGTGCAGAGGCCGTGGTGGTGCCGGGCGCGGTCCACTCCCCCGCGGTCGAGGCGCCCGAGACGACGGCCGCCGCGCTGACGAGGTTCTGGAACGCCGCGGAGGCCAGGAAGCCCGCGTTTTAG